A DNA window from Ostrea edulis chromosome 5, xbOstEdul1.1, whole genome shotgun sequence contains the following coding sequences:
- the LOC125651943 gene encoding uncharacterized protein LOC125651943 isoform X1, whose translation MEGAGSQRNYLIDEDQTIGRDGKNAHGPNTVISMLHHHFQNYSMGEKCAVFHCDNCPGQNKNRYVIGYLLWRVMIGLHRAIELHMQIPGHTKCQVDAGFAQIKKKYRRSDCDTLQHVADVVSKSSKSNEAVIIEDGNVKYYEWKEYIKTTFQPLKGIRKFHHFTFSALLPGVVLCSVDVDGDKVPVILSNHDQISVNLPPEIMPGGLSRERQEYLYKHIRPHVRECFRDTTCPEFHEE comes from the exons ATGGAGGGAGCAGGATCTCAGCGAAATTATTTGATTGATGAAGACCAGACCATTGGAAGAGATGGAAAGAATGCCCATGGGCCAAATACAGTCATCAGCATGCTTCatcaccattttcaaaattatagcaTGGGAGAGAAATGTGCTGTTTTTCACTGTGATAACTGTCCAG GTCAAAACAAAAACCGGTATGTGATTGGATATTTGCTATGGCGGGTCATGATTGGGCTACATCGAGCAATTGAACTTCACATGCAGATACCAGGGCATACAAAATGTCAAGTGGATGCAGGCTTTGCTCAGATCAAAAAGAAGTACAGGAG atCAGATTGTGACACTCTACAGCATGTTGCTGACGTAGTCTCCAAGTCCTCCAAAAGTAACGAGGCTGTGATAATAGAGGATGGAAATGTGAAATACTATGAATGGAAagagtatataaaaacaacttttCAGCCTTTGAAAGGGATACGCAAGTTTCATCACTTCACTTTTTCAGCACTGCTGCCTGGAGTTGTATTATGCAGCGTTGATGTAGATGGCGACAAGGTCCCAGTAATCCTCAGTAATCACGACCAAATCAGTGTAAATCTACCACCAGAGATAATGCCGGGCGGACTCAGTAGAGAACGACAGgaatatttatacaaacataTCAGACCTCATGTCCGGGAATGTTTCAGGGACACAACATGTCCAGAATTTCATGAAGAATAA
- the LOC125651943 gene encoding uncharacterized protein LOC125651943 isoform X2 — protein sequence MEGAGSQRNYLIDEDQTIGRDGKNAHGPNTVISMLHHHFQNYSMGEKCAVFHCDNCPGQNKNRYVIGYLLWRVMIGLHRAIELHMQIPGHTKCQVDAGFAQIKKKYRRSDCDTLQHVADVVSKSSKTLLPGVVLCSVDVDGDKVPVILSNHDQISVNLPPEIMPGGLSRERQEYLYKHIRPHVRECFRDTTCPEFHEE from the exons ATGGAGGGAGCAGGATCTCAGCGAAATTATTTGATTGATGAAGACCAGACCATTGGAAGAGATGGAAAGAATGCCCATGGGCCAAATACAGTCATCAGCATGCTTCatcaccattttcaaaattatagcaTGGGAGAGAAATGTGCTGTTTTTCACTGTGATAACTGTCCAG GTCAAAACAAAAACCGGTATGTGATTGGATATTTGCTATGGCGGGTCATGATTGGGCTACATCGAGCAATTGAACTTCACATGCAGATACCAGGGCATACAAAATGTCAAGTGGATGCAGGCTTTGCTCAGATCAAAAAGAAGTACAGGAG atCAGATTGTGACACTCTACAGCATGTTGCTGACGTAGTCTCCAAGTCCTCCAAAA CACTGCTGCCTGGAGTTGTATTATGCAGCGTTGATGTAGATGGCGACAAGGTCCCAGTAATCCTCAGTAATCACGACCAAATCAGTGTAAATCTACCACCAGAGATAATGCCGGGCGGACTCAGTAGAGAACGACAGgaatatttatacaaacataTCAGACCTCATGTCCGGGAATGTTTCAGGGACACAACATGTCCAGAATTTCATGAAGAATAA